A single genomic interval of Spinacia oleracea cultivar Varoflay chromosome 6, BTI_SOV_V1, whole genome shotgun sequence harbors:
- the LOC110787533 gene encoding ammonium transporter 1 member 2: protein MASPLVCSAAALSPLLNSSSAADYICQQIANNSALTSDATTAVNAVYLLFSAYLVFSMQLGFAMLCAGSVRAKNTMNILLTNVLDAATGAVFFYLFGFAFAFGSPSNALIGRRFFGLSSIPDFSQSYDYNYFLFQYCFAIAAAGITSGSIAERTQFGAYLAYSSLLTGFVYPVVAHWFWSNDGWGSAFATSNLLFGSGVIDFAGSGVVHLVGAVAGFWGAFIEGPRMGRFDHSGKSAGGLKGHSTSLVVLGTFLLWFGWYGFNPGSFLIIAKAYGQSGSVYGQWSAVGRTAVTTTLAGATAALTTLFVKRLLVGHWNVTDVCNGLLGGFAAITGSCAVVDPWAACICGVVAAVVLISCNMLAEKFKYDDPLEALQLHGGCGTWGIIFTALFAKKEYLQEVYPGRPATSYGLLMGGGWRLLAAHVVQIVTICAWVSVTMGSLFYVLHKLKMLRVTPEEETEGMDVTSHGGFAYNEDAGEKDKPWASYMAAQA, encoded by the exons ATGGCGTCGCCTCTGGTGTGTTCAGCCGCCGCTCTCAGCCCACTCCTCAACTCCTCATCCGCAGCAGATTACATCTGCCAACAAATTGCCAATAACTCCGCTTTAACAAGCGATGCTACCACCGCGGTTAACGCCGTCTACCTCCTGTTTTCCGCTTACCTTGTTTTCTCTATGCAACTCGGCTTTGCTATGCTATGCGCTGGCTCTGTCCGTGCTAAGAATACTATGAATATCCTCCTTACAAATGTCCTGGACGCCGCCACCGGGGCTGTGTTTTTTTACCTTTTCGGGTTCGCTTTTGCCTTCGGGTCCCCCTCAAACGCCTTGATTGGGCGCCGTTTCTTTGGGCTTTCATCGATACCTGACTTTAGTCAATCTTATGATTACAACTATTTCCTTTTCCAATACTGCTTCGCCATCGCTGCAGCCGGGATAACATCCGGTTCGATAGCGGAACGAACGCAGTTTGGTGCGTACTTGGCGTACTCGAGCCTCCTAACCGGGTTCGTGTACCCCGTGGTGGCGCATTGGTTTTGGTCAAATGACGGTTGGGGTAGCGCTTTCGCTACGTCCAACCTATTGTTTGGTTCCGGGGTTATTGACTTTGCCGGGTCAGGAGTAGTGCATTTGGTTGGAGCTGTGGCCGGGTTTTGGGGGGCATTCATTGAAGGCCCTAGAATGGGAAGGTTTGATCATTCAGGGAAAAGTGCTGGGGGGCTTAAAGGGCATAGTACTTCATTGGTTGTGTTAGGGACTTTCTTGTTGTGGTTTGGTTGGTACGGGTTTAACCCAGGTTCGTTTCTCATCATTGCTAAGGCGTACGGCCAAAGCGGCTCGGTGTACGGTCAATGGAGTGCCGTAGGGAGGACTGCCGTTACCACTACTCTTGCCGGTGCAACGGCTGCCCTCACCACCCTCTTTGTAAAGAG GTTACTAGTAGGTCACTGGAACGTGACCGACGTGTGCAACGGGCTACTGGGAGGATTCGCCGCCATAACAGGAAGTTGCGCGGTGGTAGACCCATGGGCAGCATGCATATGTGGTGTAGTTGCAGCCGTTGTGCTAATATCATGCAACATGCTAGCAGAAAAGTTCAAGTACGACGACCCCTTAGAAGCCCTTCAGCTCCATGGAGGGTGTGGTACATGGGGCATAATCTTTACAGCCTTGTTTGCCAAGAAAGAGTACCTTCAAGAAGTGTATCCGGGACGCCCAGCCACCTCATACGGTCTTCTAATGGGCGGTGGGTGGCGGCTCTTGGCCGCCCATGTGGTCCAAATCGTAACCATATGTGCTTGGGTTAGCGTGACAATGGGGAGTTTGTTTTATGTGTTGCATAAGTTGAAGATGTTAAGGGTTACTCCTGAGGAGGAGACTGAAGGGATGGATGTTACTAGTCACGGTGGTTTTGCTTATAATGAGGATGCAGGAGAGAAGGATAAACCTTGGGCTTCTTACATGGCTGCTCAagcttga
- the LOC110787531 gene encoding cystinosin homolog, whose protein sequence is MAEWHSIQLKILYEVLGWVAFVAWSISFYPQVIMNFRRKSVVGLNFDFVILNLTKHSSYLVYNVVLYFSASVQAQYRHKFGDDQMIPVAANDVAFSIHAVLLTAFTLFQIFIYERKNQRFSKAAIGIVCAVWLSAAVCVFVAIHRHSWFWLITVFNTIQVIMTVIKYVPQAIMNFRRKSTDGFSIGNILLDLTGGVTNYGQMAMQSIDQKSWVNFYGNIGKTLLSLVSIFFDVLFIIQHYVLYPASKRKQQKLPIQSSSTEQN, encoded by the exons ATGGCGGAGTGGCACTCTATACAACTCAAAATCTTGTATGAAGTCTTAGGATGGGTCGCTTTTGTTGCTTGGTCTATCAGTTTTTACCCTCAAGTCATCATGAATTTTAGACGAAAAAG TGTGGTGGGATTAAATTTCGACTTTGTGATCTTGAATTTGACGAAACACTCGTCGTATTTGGTATACAATGTGGTTCTTTACTTTAGCGCCTCTGTTCAGGCTCAATATCGTCACAAATTTGGCGATGACCAG ATGATACCAGTTGCTGCAAATGATGTTGCATTCTCAATACATGCAGTACTCTTGACAGCCTTCACCCTCTTCCAGATTTTCATCTATGAG AGAAAGAATCAGAGATTTTCGAAAGCTGCCATTGGGATTGTCTGTGCTGTATGGTTGTCTGCTGCAGTTTGCGTTTTCGTAGCTATTCACAGACATTCATGGTTCTGGTTGATCACTGTCTTCAA CACTATTCAGGTTATCATGACAGTAATCAAATACGTGCCTCAG GCAATCATGAACTTTCGACGAAAAAGCACAGATGGTTTCAGCATTGGTAATATTTTGCTCGATTTGACTGGTGGTGTGACAAATTATGGGCAAATGGCTATGCAATCTATTGATCAGA AATCATGGGTGAATTTCTATGGAAATATAGGGAAAACGCTACTATCTTTGGTATCGATCTTCTTCGATGTTCTATTCATTATCCAACATTATGTGCTCTACCCAGCCTCAAAGAGAAAGCAACAGAAGCTCCCTATTCAATCCTCTAGTACAGAGCAGAATTAA